From the genome of Hymenobacter sp. PAMC 26628, one region includes:
- a CDS encoding M1 family metallopeptidase, with protein MPPASLPPSSPDPHSHAGTGPARVRHLALDLAVDFTARTLAGTATWHLAAPAGAADVLVLDARGLTFEAVAAGTHIEGPALAWGLGPDDPVLGQALRIALPPGTAAITTRYRTGPGAAALQWLAPGQTAGTEPFLFTQSQAILARSWLPCQDSPGIRFTYEATVRVPPHLLALMSAENPQRLDPSGTYCFRMAQPIPAYLMALAVGDLAFAPLSERTGVYAEPATLATATYEFADLERMVATAEHLYGPYSWERYDLLVLPPSFPFGGMENPRLTFVTPTILAGDRSLTSLVAHELAHSWSGNLVTNGTWNDFWLNEGFTVYFERRIMEQLYGRPYADMLQVLGRAALAHTIAELGPTSPDTHLRLHLAGRDPDDGLTDIAYEKGCALLLALEARVGRPRLDAFIKEYFAHFSFQAMDTDAFVAYLRTALLDATPGLEAEIQLAAWVDGPGLPAAAVPVAAARFAAVDGALAQLAGGAAPAALAPAAAGWSSHEWVHFLGGLPPTLVASSLGALDDAFHFTASGNAEILAAWLPHTVRAGYGAADAALEKFLLRVGRRKFIVPLYQALLATAGGPARARRLYAAARPNYHAVATTTLDALLAEGP; from the coding sequence ATGCCTCCCGCCTCCTTGCCCCCGTCCTCCCCCGACCCCCATAGCCACGCCGGCACCGGCCCGGCCCGAGTGCGCCACCTAGCCCTCGACCTCGCCGTTGACTTCACCGCCCGCACCCTAGCCGGCACCGCCACCTGGCACTTGGCCGCGCCCGCCGGAGCAGCCGATGTGCTGGTGCTCGACGCTCGCGGCCTGACCTTTGAGGCCGTGGCCGCGGGGACCCATATCGAGGGGCCCGCCCTAGCGTGGGGCCTGGGCCCCGACGACCCTGTGCTCGGCCAGGCCCTGCGCATTGCCCTGCCGCCGGGCACTGCGGCCATCACCACCCGCTACCGCACGGGGCCCGGCGCGGCGGCCTTGCAGTGGCTGGCGCCGGGGCAAACGGCCGGCACCGAGCCGTTCCTCTTCACGCAGTCGCAGGCCATCCTGGCGCGCAGTTGGCTGCCGTGCCAAGACTCGCCCGGCATCCGCTTCACCTACGAGGCCACCGTGCGCGTGCCGCCCCACCTGCTGGCGCTGATGAGCGCCGAGAACCCGCAGCGCCTCGACCCCAGCGGTACCTACTGCTTCCGTATGGCCCAGCCCATCCCGGCCTACCTGATGGCGCTGGCCGTGGGCGACCTCGCCTTCGCCCCGCTCAGCGAACGCACCGGCGTGTACGCCGAGCCGGCCACGCTGGCAACAGCCACCTACGAGTTTGCCGACCTGGAGCGGATGGTGGCCACGGCCGAGCACCTCTACGGGCCCTACAGCTGGGAGCGCTACGATTTGTTGGTGCTGCCGCCCAGCTTTCCGTTCGGGGGCATGGAAAACCCGAGGTTAACATTTGTAACACCCACAATTTTGGCCGGCGACCGTAGCCTAACGAGCCTGGTGGCCCACGAGCTGGCGCACTCATGGAGCGGCAACTTGGTTACAAATGGAACATGGAATGATTTCTGGCTGAACGAAGGCTTCACAGTGTATTTCGAGCGCCGCATCATGGAACAATTGTACGGCCGGCCCTACGCCGACATGCTCCAGGTACTGGGCCGCGCGGCACTCGCCCACACCATTGCCGAGCTGGGCCCCACCAGTCCCGACACCCACTTGCGCCTGCACCTGGCCGGCCGCGACCCCGACGACGGCCTCACCGACATCGCCTACGAGAAAGGGTGTGCCCTGCTGCTGGCCCTCGAAGCGCGGGTGGGCCGCCCCCGCCTCGACGCTTTTATCAAGGAGTACTTCGCCCACTTCAGCTTCCAGGCGATGGACACCGACGCCTTCGTTGCGTACTTGCGCACCGCCCTGCTCGACGCCACGCCCGGCCTCGAAGCCGAGATACAGTTGGCCGCTTGGGTCGACGGCCCCGGCCTGCCCGCGGCGGCGGTGCCCGTGGCCGCCGCCCGCTTCGCCGCCGTGGACGGGGCCCTGGCCCAACTCGCCGGCGGCGCCGCGCCGGCCGCCCTGGCCCCCGCCGCCGCCGGGTGGAGCAGCCACGAGTGGGTGCACTTCCTGGGCGGCCTCCCGCCCACCCTAGTGGCGAGCAGCCTCGGGGCCCTCGACGACGCCTTCCACTTCACGGCGTCGGGCAACGCCGAAATTCTGGCCGCCTGGTTGCCGCACACCGTGCGGGCCGGCTACGGCGCCGCCGACGCGGCGCTGGAAAAATTCCTGCTCCGCGTGGGGCGGCGCAAGTTCATCGTGCCCCTGTACCAGGCGCTGCTGGCCACGGCTGGGGGCCCCGCCCGCGCCCGCCGGCTGTACGCCGCCGCCCGCCCCAACTACCACGCCGTGGCCACCACCACCCTCGACGCGCTCCTGGCCGAGGGGCCGTAG
- a CDS encoding DEAD/DEAH box helicase produces MTFSELNLIDPILKALTEEGYTTPTPIQAQAIPQVLEGHDLLGVAQTGTGKTAAFTVPILQLLHRSAQLEKQAPRRIRCLVLTPTRELAIQINESFGAYGRHLSQIRHTVIFGGVGQNPQVAQLQRGVEVLIATPGRLLDLMNQGFVDLRGVEIFVLDEADRMLDMGFINDIKRILPKLPTKRQTLFFSATMPGQIQELASTILRPNPVRVAVTPVSSTAETVTQSVFLVEGNNKPALLRHVLTDKNIRRVLVFTRTKHGADKVVKALAQYEIMAEAIHGNKSQNHRQRALSNFKAGSTRVLVATDIAARGIDVDELTHVVNYEIPNEPETYVHRIGRTGRAGAFGTAFSFVEDEERAYLQDIQKLINRQIDLNTDHPFATAHVRPVELNGRERIIRPKGPAGRPQRPSRDGSSGGGRSGGSHGGGGRPSGERSGGERSSSANSNRPAGGGRAAAPEAGSGSGDTNRRFGSGGQRVQAGGSGGRDGGRREGGGSRRSSY; encoded by the coding sequence ATGACGTTTAGCGAATTAAACCTGATAGACCCCATCCTCAAGGCCCTGACCGAGGAAGGCTACACCACCCCCACTCCTATTCAAGCGCAGGCCATCCCGCAGGTGCTCGAAGGCCACGACTTACTCGGCGTGGCCCAGACCGGCACCGGCAAAACCGCGGCCTTCACCGTGCCCATCCTGCAACTGCTGCACCGCTCGGCGCAGCTCGAAAAACAGGCCCCCCGCCGCATCCGCTGCCTCGTGCTGACGCCGACGCGCGAGCTGGCCATCCAAATCAACGAATCGTTCGGGGCCTACGGCCGCCATTTGAGCCAGATTCGCCACACCGTCATCTTCGGCGGCGTGGGCCAAAACCCGCAGGTGGCGCAGCTGCAGCGCGGCGTGGAGGTGCTCATCGCCACCCCCGGCCGCCTGCTCGACCTCATGAACCAGGGCTTCGTGGACCTGCGCGGAGTGGAGATTTTTGTGCTTGACGAGGCCGACCGCATGCTCGACATGGGCTTCATTAACGACATCAAGCGCATCCTGCCCAAGCTGCCCACCAAGCGCCAAACGCTGTTTTTCTCGGCCACCATGCCGGGCCAAATCCAGGAGCTGGCCAGCACCATCCTGCGCCCCAACCCGGTGCGCGTAGCCGTGACGCCGGTGAGCAGCACCGCCGAAACGGTGACGCAGTCGGTGTTTCTGGTGGAGGGCAACAACAAGCCGGCCCTGCTCCGCCATGTGCTCACCGACAAGAACATTCGCCGCGTGCTCGTCTTCACCCGCACCAAGCACGGGGCCGACAAAGTAGTGAAGGCCCTGGCCCAGTACGAGATTATGGCCGAGGCCATCCACGGTAACAAGAGCCAGAACCACCGCCAGCGGGCCCTGTCGAACTTCAAGGCCGGCAGCACCCGCGTGCTGGTGGCCACCGACATTGCCGCCCGCGGCATCGACGTGGACGAGTTGACCCACGTCGTCAACTACGAAATTCCCAACGAGCCCGAAACCTACGTGCACCGCATCGGCCGCACGGGCCGCGCCGGGGCCTTCGGCACGGCGTTTTCGTTTGTGGAAGACGAGGAGCGCGCCTACTTGCAGGACATCCAGAAGCTCATCAACCGCCAGATTGACCTGAATACCGACCACCCCTTTGCCACGGCGCATGTGCGCCCCGTGGAGCTGAACGGCCGCGAACGCATCATCCGGCCCAAGGGCCCCGCGGGCCGGCCCCAGCGCCCCAGCCGCGACGGTAGCAGCGGCGGCGGCCGCTCCGGCGGTAGCCACGGCGGCGGTGGCCGCCCCAGCGGCGAGCGGTCCGGCGGCGAACGGTCGTCGTCGGCCAACAGCAACCGGCCCGCGGGCGGCGGCCGGGCGGCCGCACCAGAGGCCGGCAGCGGCAGCGGCGACACCAACCGCCGCTTCGGCAGCGGTGGCCAGCGCGTGCAGGCCGGCGGCAGCGGCGGGCGCGACGGCGGCCGCCGCGAAGGCGGTGGCTCGCGCCGCAGCTCGTACTAA
- a CDS encoding cyanophycinase — MKTTHPLGKLIAIGGNEDKGTYPNPRTRRKYYLNFFELGILKRVVSESGKDDPRIEVITTASMIPQEVGPIYTASFAMLNCHNVGIMDIRTPEDARQPEYLDRLLAADVVMFSGGNQGRLREMFGETDFLDAMLRRYRAETHFVIAGTSAGAMAMSQHMIRGGSVPDALLKGAVKMGPGLGLLPTAIIDSHFVKRGRFGRLIEAVSLYPKLIGIGLGEDTGVLITGGNVVETIGSNLVIILDGHNVVHNNAAAAKKGTALSIENLTMHVLAKGNVYHMEERKFYPSQVS; from the coding sequence TTGAAAACCACTCATCCCCTGGGAAAGCTCATCGCCATCGGCGGCAACGAAGACAAGGGCACCTACCCCAACCCCCGCACCCGCCGCAAGTACTACCTGAATTTTTTTGAGCTGGGCATCCTCAAGCGCGTCGTGTCCGAGTCGGGCAAAGATGACCCGCGCATCGAGGTCATCACCACCGCCTCCATGATTCCGCAGGAAGTGGGGCCCATCTACACGGCCTCCTTCGCCATGCTCAACTGCCACAACGTGGGCATCATGGACATCCGCACCCCGGAGGACGCCCGCCAGCCTGAATACCTCGACCGCTTGCTGGCCGCCGACGTGGTAATGTTTTCGGGCGGCAACCAAGGCCGCCTGCGTGAAATGTTTGGCGAAACGGATTTCCTCGACGCCATGCTGCGCCGCTACCGCGCCGAAACCCACTTCGTGATTGCCGGCACCAGCGCTGGGGCCATGGCCATGTCGCAGCACATGATCCGGGGCGGTTCCGTGCCCGACGCCCTGCTCAAGGGCGCCGTGAAGATGGGCCCCGGCCTGGGTTTGCTCCCCACCGCCATCATCGATTCGCACTTTGTAAAACGCGGCCGCTTCGGCCGCCTCATTGAGGCCGTGAGCCTCTACCCCAAGCTCATTGGCATCGGCCTGGGCGAAGATACTGGCGTGCTCATCACCGGCGGCAACGTGGTCGAGACCATCGGTTCCAACCTCGTTATCATCCTCGACGGCCACAACGTGGTGCACAACAACGCCGCCGCTGCCAAAAAAGGCACGGCCCTCTCCATCGAAAACCTCACCATGCACGTGCTGGCCAAGGGCAACGTGTACCACATGGAAGAGCGGAAATTCTACCCCAGTCAAGTCTCCTGA
- a CDS encoding L,D-transpeptidase family protein has protein sequence MPFVRRSLFTYFLVVLLGSWLGAALLSGCGSDKPGQTAGTTAPAAGVSGPQPLLDSAYVARSLGAVPQFRAELPWAKKFYRERQYRLGWFKDHQLVPQATQLLQTIAKAGAEGLDPRKYQVKDLAKLFSALKVAPDEAHRDALEQEIDVALSGTYFVWASDFYRGVANPHDAKNTAWQVKPNKIKLHKALLTYLGDRKSKYGYYQFAPLHPEYNNLKKALAAYRTREAAGGWPALPAGLALRPGQSSPAVSALRQRLLGAPADTAAHASPVYDKALMNAVKAFQNDAGLRPDGVVSGATLRELNVPIGQRIDQVLLNMERWRWLPKKFEPDYLLVNIPEYRLRVVENGQEALTMRVIVGKTLTATPIFSDKMEYVVLAPYWNVPFSIIDKELKNKLAANPGYLDRLNMEVVKGYGRKAIVIDPATIDWANVTQDNFKYTVRRRPGPQNDLGNAKFIFPNSNDVYLHDTPHGELFSQVSRNFSHGCVRVEEPIKLAAYLLRDKPEWDEQTILDTVATHREKYITLTKKLPVYLVYLTAWADADGHAHFRDDIYGHDKALARELLDKPAEAAPARVATRPQLAKTAALAVSPKRD, from the coding sequence ATGCCTTTCGTTCGCCGTTCCCTTTTTACATATTTTCTGGTGGTGCTGCTCGGCAGCTGGCTGGGCGCGGCGCTGCTGAGCGGCTGCGGCTCCGACAAGCCCGGGCAAACCGCTGGCACCACCGCGCCGGCCGCCGGCGTGAGCGGCCCCCAGCCGCTACTCGACAGCGCCTACGTGGCGCGGTCCCTGGGGGCCGTGCCCCAGTTCCGGGCCGAGCTGCCGTGGGCGAAGAAGTTCTACCGCGAGCGGCAGTACCGCCTGGGGTGGTTCAAAGACCACCAGCTGGTGCCGCAAGCCACGCAGTTGCTGCAAACCATCGCCAAAGCTGGCGCCGAGGGCCTGGACCCCCGCAAGTACCAGGTGAAAGACTTGGCTAAGTTGTTCAGTGCGTTGAAGGTAGCGCCCGATGAGGCCCACCGCGACGCGCTGGAACAAGAGATTGACGTGGCGTTATCGGGCACTTACTTCGTGTGGGCGTCCGATTTCTACCGCGGTGTGGCCAATCCGCACGACGCCAAGAACACGGCTTGGCAGGTGAAGCCCAACAAAATCAAGCTGCACAAAGCCCTGCTGACTTACCTTGGCGACCGCAAAAGCAAGTACGGCTACTACCAGTTTGCGCCCCTGCACCCCGAGTACAACAACCTGAAAAAAGCCCTGGCCGCCTACCGCACCCGCGAGGCCGCGGGGGGCTGGCCGGCGCTGCCCGCGGGCCTGGCCCTGCGCCCGGGGCAGTCCTCGCCGGCGGTATCGGCGTTGCGCCAGCGGCTGCTGGGGGCCCCGGCCGACACCGCTGCCCACGCCTCGCCGGTGTACGACAAGGCGCTGATGAACGCCGTGAAAGCCTTCCAGAATGACGCCGGCCTGCGGCCCGACGGCGTAGTGAGCGGGGCCACGCTGCGCGAGCTGAACGTGCCCATCGGCCAGCGCATCGACCAGGTTTTGCTGAACATGGAGCGTTGGCGCTGGCTCCCCAAAAAATTTGAGCCCGATTATTTACTGGTCAACATTCCGGAGTACCGGCTGCGCGTGGTAGAGAACGGCCAGGAGGCGCTGACCATGCGCGTCATCGTGGGCAAGACCCTTACGGCCACCCCGATTTTCAGCGACAAGATGGAGTACGTGGTGCTGGCCCCCTACTGGAACGTGCCCTTCAGCATCATCGACAAGGAGCTAAAAAATAAGCTGGCCGCTAACCCTGGGTACCTCGACCGCCTCAACATGGAGGTGGTGAAGGGCTACGGCCGCAAGGCCATTGTCATCGACCCCGCCACCATCGACTGGGCCAACGTGACGCAAGACAATTTTAAGTACACGGTGCGCCGCCGCCCGGGGCCCCAAAACGACTTGGGTAACGCTAAGTTCATCTTTCCCAACTCGAACGATGTGTACCTGCACGATACGCCCCACGGCGAGTTGTTTTCGCAGGTCAGCCGCAACTTTAGCCACGGCTGCGTGAGGGTAGAGGAGCCCATAAAACTTGCCGCGTACCTGCTGCGCGACAAGCCCGAGTGGGACGAGCAAACCATCCTCGACACCGTGGCCACCCACCGCGAGAAGTACATCACGCTCACCAAAAAGCTGCCCGTGTACCTCGTCTACCTCACGGCCTGGGCCGACGCCGACGGCCACGCCCACTTCCGCGACGACATCTACGGCCACGACAAAGCCCTGGCGCGGGAGTTGCTTGACAAACCCGCCGAGGCCGCCCCGGCGCGGGTCGCCACCCGCCCACAGCTAGCCAAAACGGCTGCCCTAGCCGTCAGCCCTAAGCGCGATTAG
- a CDS encoding helix-turn-helix domain-containing protein: MVDRIRALLLARQLSPTQFADAIGVARPIVSHILSGRNKPSLEVVQKVLAAFPDLAMPWLLSGMGPMLATAAVPAAPEIAPEIAPETVPATPRVPAPRRAVAPAPVAAAPAVPESGTQAPTLPALTAVPATAPAPAVHSPGATDLGAPAPAPVSAPAALLAAAPAGSTPPELALFAEPGKAIRRIVIFYRDGTFADYQPE, from the coding sequence ATGGTCGACCGGATTCGGGCGCTGCTATTGGCCCGGCAGCTGAGCCCCACGCAATTTGCGGATGCCATTGGCGTGGCCCGGCCCATTGTGAGCCACATTTTATCGGGCCGTAACAAGCCCAGTCTCGAAGTAGTCCAAAAGGTGCTAGCCGCCTTCCCCGACCTTGCGATGCCCTGGCTGCTGAGCGGCATGGGCCCCATGCTGGCCACCGCCGCAGTGCCCGCCGCCCCCGAAATAGCCCCCGAAATAGCCCCCGAAACTGTTCCTGCAACGCCCCGCGTGCCCGCGCCGCGCCGCGCCGTTGCTCCCGCGCCGGTGGCTGCGGCGCCCGCTGTGCCAGAATCGGGGACCCAGGCACCCACGCTTCCCGCGCTAACAGCCGTGCCCGCTACGGCCCCTGCGCCTGCTGTCCATTCCCCCGGCGCTACCGACTTGGGGGCCCCAGCCCCCGCGCCAGTCAGTGCCCCGGCTGCGCTGCTGGCCGCCGCTCCGGCAGGGAGTACCCCCCCTGAACTGGCGCTGTTTGCTGAGCCAGGGAAGGCTATCCGGCGGATCGTCATCTTCTACCGCGACGGTACGTTTGCGGACTATCAGCCGGAGTAA